A portion of the Glycine max cultivar Williams 82 chromosome 10, Glycine_max_v4.0, whole genome shotgun sequence genome contains these proteins:
- the LOC106794234 gene encoding uncharacterized protein produces MFGHAGDYSAVRASDNIEETTVIGSTTTSVKGVAEEPTRQRQTWCAYACFVRKVNGFRDLNALRDDLMELKPTLFAGVPRVFEKAYEGKALNKKNKNLFLVDYNALFLSGLYN; encoded by the exons ATGTTCGGCCATGCTGGCGACTACAGCGCCGTCAGAGCCAGTGACAACATAGAAGAAACAACTGTCATAGGGTCAACGACAACGAGTGTCAAAGGAGTCGCGGAAGAACCCACGCGCCAAAGACAAACCTGGTGCGCGTACGCGTGTTTCGTGCGGAAAGTGAACGGATTTCGG GATCTGAACGCCCTGAGGGATGATTTAATGGAGTTAAAGCCAACACTGTTTGCTGGTGTCCCACGGGTTTTCGAAAAGGCCTATGAAGGCAAGGCcctcaacaaaaaaaacaaaaatctatttCTTGTGGATTATAATGCGTTGTTCTTGTCAGgtttatataattga